One genomic segment of Microbacterium sp. ProA8 includes these proteins:
- a CDS encoding TIM barrel protein produces MRTSIATVCLSGTLDEKLVAASAAGFEGVEIFEPDLVASPRSPEAIRDRAADLGLTLDLYQPFRDFEGVGPELLEQNLRRAAAKFALMNRLGIETMLLCSNVATARSGDEQLAAAQLRQLGGVAEQFGVRVAYEALAWGRFVDSYEAAARIVRLADHPRIGLCLDSFHILSKGHNPEAIETIAADRIFFVQMADAPLLSLDVLSWSRHHRLFPGEGGFDLGTFMAHLVRTGYDGPVSLEIFNDTFRQADPLATAIDARRSLRWLEHETAAALGARAGGRAARMSTALLPQVAPPTDVNYVELRTSEVPELRRLLAQLGFRAHGPHRTKSVELWSHGAARVVLGAPDSEHPQPTVAGIGLSVDDPPLALRRATGLFAPEVPRAEHEGDERLVGVSAPDGSEVFFGAGQGAEPRWVSEFGTPHDEDAGMIERVDHLNLAQPWQHFDAAVLFFHSVLDLHAEASIEVAAPVGLVRSQVLSSADGVVRIALNLVPSGARDDAILPQHIAFATTDVLRLARAARDRGFRPLDIPSNYYDDIEARYQIEPELLDELRQLNVMYDRDESGEFLHFYTHPIGTVFLEVVERRGEYAGYGALNAPVRLAAQYQHRRALEGVAA; encoded by the coding sequence ATGCGCACGTCGATCGCCACGGTCTGCCTGAGCGGAACGCTCGACGAGAAACTCGTCGCCGCCAGCGCGGCCGGGTTCGAGGGAGTCGAGATCTTCGAGCCCGACCTCGTCGCGTCGCCCCGCTCACCGGAAGCCATCCGCGATCGCGCCGCCGACCTCGGCCTGACGCTCGATCTGTACCAGCCGTTCCGCGACTTCGAGGGGGTCGGGCCGGAGCTGCTCGAGCAGAACCTCCGCCGCGCCGCGGCGAAATTCGCCCTCATGAATCGCCTGGGCATCGAGACCATGCTGCTGTGCAGCAACGTCGCCACCGCGCGCAGCGGCGACGAGCAGCTCGCCGCGGCTCAGCTGCGGCAGCTCGGCGGCGTCGCCGAGCAGTTCGGCGTGCGGGTCGCCTACGAGGCGCTCGCCTGGGGCCGGTTCGTCGACAGCTATGAAGCGGCGGCGCGCATCGTCCGGTTGGCCGATCACCCCCGCATCGGGCTCTGCCTCGACAGCTTCCACATCCTCTCGAAGGGCCACAACCCCGAGGCGATCGAGACCATCGCCGCCGACCGGATCTTCTTCGTCCAGATGGCGGATGCCCCGCTGCTCTCGCTGGACGTGCTCTCGTGGAGCCGGCACCACCGCCTCTTCCCCGGCGAGGGCGGCTTCGACCTCGGCACCTTCATGGCGCACCTGGTGCGCACGGGATACGACGGTCCGGTCTCGCTGGAGATCTTCAACGACACCTTCCGCCAGGCCGACCCGCTCGCCACCGCGATCGACGCGCGACGCTCGCTCCGGTGGCTCGAGCATGAGACGGCCGCAGCCTTGGGCGCACGCGCCGGCGGCCGCGCCGCCCGCATGTCGACCGCGCTCCTGCCCCAGGTCGCGCCGCCCACCGATGTGAACTACGTGGAGCTGCGCACCAGCGAGGTCCCGGAGCTGCGACGACTGCTGGCGCAGCTCGGCTTCCGCGCGCACGGGCCGCACCGCACCAAGAGCGTCGAGCTGTGGTCCCACGGCGCCGCGCGGGTCGTGCTGGGCGCTCCGGACTCGGAGCACCCCCAGCCGACCGTCGCCGGCATCGGCCTGTCGGTCGACGACCCCCCGCTCGCCCTCCGCCGGGCGACGGGCCTGTTCGCTCCCGAAGTGCCGCGGGCCGAGCACGAGGGCGACGAGCGGCTCGTCGGCGTGAGCGCTCCTGACGGCTCGGAGGTGTTCTTCGGGGCCGGACAGGGAGCGGAGCCGAGGTGGGTGAGCGAGTTCGGCACACCCCACGACGAGGACGCGGGCATGATCGAACGCGTCGACCACCTCAACCTCGCTCAGCCCTGGCAGCACTTCGATGCCGCGGTGCTGTTCTTCCATTCGGTGCTGGATCTGCACGCCGAGGCGTCGATCGAGGTGGCGGCCCCCGTTGGTCTGGTGCGCAGCCAGGTGCTGAGCAGCGCCGACGGCGTCGTGAGGATCGCCCTCAACCTGGTGCCGTCCGGCGCCCGTGACGACGCGATCCTCCCGCAGCACATCGCCTTCGCGACGACCGACGTTCTGCGGCTGGCTCGCGCGGCCCGCGATCGTGGTTTCCGGCCACTCGACATCCCGTCGAACTACTACGACGACATCGAGGCGCGCTACCAGATCGAGCCCGAGCTCCTGGATGAGCTCCGACAGCTGAACGTGATGTACGACCGGGACGA